The Salvelinus namaycush isolate Seneca unplaced genomic scaffold, SaNama_1.0 Scaffold28, whole genome shotgun sequence genome has a segment encoding these proteins:
- the LOC120039568 gene encoding zinc finger protein 345-like isoform X2, translating into MNEYSADPSNPHLSCSTEPNPPESLVPDSNHRDIDNCSEIPRFNIVVKEEEDWDMDNTAERPDHCSDSEGSPSTSGLPEQHQGNHTAKKIHFCSVCGKNCHKLSKLQIHMRTHTGEKPYSCSVCGKQFSEKGNLKKHQTMHTGEKLYSCSVCGESFSLSSNLTKHQRTHTGESPVSVAVEECGFTSALVIKEEEEDPAFAERPNHCSDSEGSPSTSGLPEQHQGNHTAKKIHFCSVCGKNCHKLSKLQIHMRTHTGEKPYSCSVCGKQFSDKGNLKKHQTLHTGESQVSVAVEECGLTSALVIKVKEEEEDPAFAERHDHCSDSEGSPSTSALPEQHQGNHTAKKIHFCSVCGKNCHKLSKLQIHMRTHTGEKPYSCSVCGKQFSDKGNLKKHQTMHTGEKLYSCSVCGESFSSSSNLTKHQRTHTRESHGLIPALVIKVKEEEEDPAFAERHDHCTDSEVSHSTSGEPKTKQENHTAKSSHCCSVCGRDCQKLSSLLIHMRIHTGEKPYPCSVCGKQFRVKRHLQDHQKVHTGEKPYVCSKCDKRFGFASALKRHQWLHAEEKPYSCSVCGKGFGRPDQLKDHSLQHAGKPHCCSVCGKCFSRPDQLKDHSLQHAGKPHYCSVCGKCFSEKGYLEDHQLVHTGEKRHPCPVCKKSFVRLAGLKVHHRYHTGEKPYNCAKCGQSFISSQKLQRHQKTHVGLPPVEFQNPVTIEGEREGEYEEEEVGGLINSDGEEVGWDLHRLDGSSEGRASTSGEPKET; encoded by the exons CAGAGAGACCTGACCACTGCTCTGACAGTGAAGGAAGTCCCTCTACATCAGGACTACCTGAACAACACCAGGGGAATCACACAGCTAAGAAGATTCACTTTTGTTCAGTGTGTGGAAAAAACTGTCACAAGTTATCAAAACTACAAATACATATGAGaactcacacaggagaaaaaccttactcctgctctgtctGTGGGAAGCAATTCAGTGAGAAAGGAAACCTGAAAAAACACCAGACaatgcacacaggagagaagctgtACAGTTGCTCCGTGTGCGGGGAAAGTTTCTCTTTATCGTCAAATCTTAccaaacaccagagaacacacacaggagagagtccAGTGTCTGTAGCTGTAGAAGAGTGTGGTTTTACATCAGCACTGGTTAtcaaagaggaggaagaggatccTGCTTTTG CAGAGAGACCTAACCACTGCTCTGACAGTGAAGGGAGTCCCTCTACATCAGGACTACCTGAACAACACCAGGGGAATCACACAGCTAAGAAGATTCACTTTTGTTCAGTGTGTGGAAAAAATTGTCACAAGTTATCAAAACTACAAATACATATGAGaactcacacaggagaaaaaccttactcctgctctgtctGTGGGAAGCAATTCAGTGACAAAGGAAACCTGAAAAAACACCAGACGTTGCACACAGGAGAGAGTCAAGTGTCTGTAGCTGTAGAAGAGTGTGGTCTAACATCAGCACTGGTTATcaaagtgaaagaggaggaagaggatccTGCTTTTG CAGAGAGACATGACCACTGCTCTGACAGTGAAGGAAGTCCCTCTACATCAGCACTACCTGAACAACACCAGGGGAATCACACAGCTAAGAAGATTCACTTTTGTTCAGTGTGTGGAAAAAACTGTCACAAGTTATCAAAGTTACAAATACATATGAGaactcacacaggagaaaaaccgtaCTCCTGCTCTGTCTGTGGGAAGCAATTCAGTGACAAAGGAAACCTGAAAAAACACCAGACaatgcacacaggagagaagctgtACAGTTGCTCCGTGTGCGGGGAAAGTTTCTCTTCATCGTCAAATCTTACCAAACACCAGAGAACGCACACAAGAGAGAGTCATGGTCTTATACCAGCACTGGTTATcaaagtgaaagaggaggaggaggatccTGCTTTTG CAGAGAGACATGACCACTGCACTGACAGTGAAGTGAGTCACTCTACATCAGGAGAACCTAAAACAAAACAGGAGAATCACACAGCAAAGAGCTCTCACTGCTGTTCAGTGTGCGGAAGAGATTGCCAAAAGCTATCATCACTGCTAATACAtatgagaatacacacaggagaaaaaccataCCCTTGCTCTGTGTGTGGAAAGCAGTTCCGCGTAAAAAGACATCTTCAAGACCACCAGAAAgtgcacactggagagaaaccttacgtCTGCTCCAAATGTGACAAGAGGTTTGGTTTCGCCTCAGCCTTGAAAAGGCACCAGTGGTTACACGCAGAAGAGaaaccttactcctgctctgtgtGTGGGAAGGGCTTCGGCCGTCCAGATCAGTTAAAGGACCACTCTCTGCAACACGCAGGGAAACCCCACTGCTGTTCTGTGTGTGGGAAGTGTTTCAGCCGTCCAGATCAGTTAAAGGACCACTCTCTGCAACATGCAGGGAAACCCCACTACTGTTCTGTGTGTGGGAAGTGTTTCAGTGAGAAGGGGTATCTTGAAGACCACCAGTTAgtgcacactggagagaaacgaCACCCTTGCCCTGTCTGCAAGAAGAGTTTTGTAAGATTAGCAGGCCTTAAAGTCCACCACAGATatcatacaggagagaaaccttacaacTGCGCTAAATGCGGCCAGAGCTTCATTAGTTCTCAAAAACTTCAGAGACACCAGAAAACACATGTTGGTTTACCACCTGTTGAGTTTCAAAACCCTGTTACaattgaaggagagagggagggagaatatGAGGAAGAGGAAGTTGGTGGTCTGATTAATTCAGATGGAGAAGAGGTTGGTTGGGATCTTCATCGTCTCG ACGGGAGTTCGGAGGGGAGAGCCTCTACATCAGGAGAACCTAAAGAAACCTAG
- the LOC120039568 gene encoding zinc finger protein 345-like isoform X1: protein MNILFSVQYSADPSNPHLSCSTEPNPPESLVPDSNHRDIDNCSEIPRFNIVVKEEEDWDMDNTAERPDHCSDSEGSPSTSGLPEQHQGNHTAKKIHFCSVCGKNCHKLSKLQIHMRTHTGEKPYSCSVCGKQFSEKGNLKKHQTMHTGEKLYSCSVCGESFSLSSNLTKHQRTHTGESPVSVAVEECGFTSALVIKEEEEDPAFAERPNHCSDSEGSPSTSGLPEQHQGNHTAKKIHFCSVCGKNCHKLSKLQIHMRTHTGEKPYSCSVCGKQFSDKGNLKKHQTLHTGESQVSVAVEECGLTSALVIKVKEEEEDPAFAERHDHCSDSEGSPSTSALPEQHQGNHTAKKIHFCSVCGKNCHKLSKLQIHMRTHTGEKPYSCSVCGKQFSDKGNLKKHQTMHTGEKLYSCSVCGESFSSSSNLTKHQRTHTRESHGLIPALVIKVKEEEEDPAFAERHDHCTDSEVSHSTSGEPKTKQENHTAKSSHCCSVCGRDCQKLSSLLIHMRIHTGEKPYPCSVCGKQFRVKRHLQDHQKVHTGEKPYVCSKCDKRFGFASALKRHQWLHAEEKPYSCSVCGKGFGRPDQLKDHSLQHAGKPHCCSVCGKCFSRPDQLKDHSLQHAGKPHYCSVCGKCFSEKGYLEDHQLVHTGEKRHPCPVCKKSFVRLAGLKVHHRYHTGEKPYNCAKCGQSFISSQKLQRHQKTHVGLPPVEFQNPVTIEGEREGEYEEEEVGGLINSDGEEVGWDLHRLDGSSEGRASTSGEPKET, encoded by the exons CAGAGAGACCTGACCACTGCTCTGACAGTGAAGGAAGTCCCTCTACATCAGGACTACCTGAACAACACCAGGGGAATCACACAGCTAAGAAGATTCACTTTTGTTCAGTGTGTGGAAAAAACTGTCACAAGTTATCAAAACTACAAATACATATGAGaactcacacaggagaaaaaccttactcctgctctgtctGTGGGAAGCAATTCAGTGAGAAAGGAAACCTGAAAAAACACCAGACaatgcacacaggagagaagctgtACAGTTGCTCCGTGTGCGGGGAAAGTTTCTCTTTATCGTCAAATCTTAccaaacaccagagaacacacacaggagagagtccAGTGTCTGTAGCTGTAGAAGAGTGTGGTTTTACATCAGCACTGGTTAtcaaagaggaggaagaggatccTGCTTTTG CAGAGAGACCTAACCACTGCTCTGACAGTGAAGGGAGTCCCTCTACATCAGGACTACCTGAACAACACCAGGGGAATCACACAGCTAAGAAGATTCACTTTTGTTCAGTGTGTGGAAAAAATTGTCACAAGTTATCAAAACTACAAATACATATGAGaactcacacaggagaaaaaccttactcctgctctgtctGTGGGAAGCAATTCAGTGACAAAGGAAACCTGAAAAAACACCAGACGTTGCACACAGGAGAGAGTCAAGTGTCTGTAGCTGTAGAAGAGTGTGGTCTAACATCAGCACTGGTTATcaaagtgaaagaggaggaagaggatccTGCTTTTG CAGAGAGACATGACCACTGCTCTGACAGTGAAGGAAGTCCCTCTACATCAGCACTACCTGAACAACACCAGGGGAATCACACAGCTAAGAAGATTCACTTTTGTTCAGTGTGTGGAAAAAACTGTCACAAGTTATCAAAGTTACAAATACATATGAGaactcacacaggagaaaaaccgtaCTCCTGCTCTGTCTGTGGGAAGCAATTCAGTGACAAAGGAAACCTGAAAAAACACCAGACaatgcacacaggagagaagctgtACAGTTGCTCCGTGTGCGGGGAAAGTTTCTCTTCATCGTCAAATCTTACCAAACACCAGAGAACGCACACAAGAGAGAGTCATGGTCTTATACCAGCACTGGTTATcaaagtgaaagaggaggaggaggatccTGCTTTTG CAGAGAGACATGACCACTGCACTGACAGTGAAGTGAGTCACTCTACATCAGGAGAACCTAAAACAAAACAGGAGAATCACACAGCAAAGAGCTCTCACTGCTGTTCAGTGTGCGGAAGAGATTGCCAAAAGCTATCATCACTGCTAATACAtatgagaatacacacaggagaaaaaccataCCCTTGCTCTGTGTGTGGAAAGCAGTTCCGCGTAAAAAGACATCTTCAAGACCACCAGAAAgtgcacactggagagaaaccttacgtCTGCTCCAAATGTGACAAGAGGTTTGGTTTCGCCTCAGCCTTGAAAAGGCACCAGTGGTTACACGCAGAAGAGaaaccttactcctgctctgtgtGTGGGAAGGGCTTCGGCCGTCCAGATCAGTTAAAGGACCACTCTCTGCAACACGCAGGGAAACCCCACTGCTGTTCTGTGTGTGGGAAGTGTTTCAGCCGTCCAGATCAGTTAAAGGACCACTCTCTGCAACATGCAGGGAAACCCCACTACTGTTCTGTGTGTGGGAAGTGTTTCAGTGAGAAGGGGTATCTTGAAGACCACCAGTTAgtgcacactggagagaaacgaCACCCTTGCCCTGTCTGCAAGAAGAGTTTTGTAAGATTAGCAGGCCTTAAAGTCCACCACAGATatcatacaggagagaaaccttacaacTGCGCTAAATGCGGCCAGAGCTTCATTAGTTCTCAAAAACTTCAGAGACACCAGAAAACACATGTTGGTTTACCACCTGTTGAGTTTCAAAACCCTGTTACaattgaaggagagagggagggagaatatGAGGAAGAGGAAGTTGGTGGTCTGATTAATTCAGATGGAGAAGAGGTTGGTTGGGATCTTCATCGTCTCG ACGGGAGTTCGGAGGGGAGAGCCTCTACATCAGGAGAACCTAAAGAAACCTAG
- the LOC120039568 gene encoding zinc finger protein 883-like isoform X3, giving the protein MNILFSVQYSADPSNPHLSCSTEPNPPESLVPDSNHRDIDNCSEIPRFNIVVKEEEDWDMDNTAERPDHCSDSEGSPSTSGLPEQHQGNHTAKKIHFCSVCGKNCHKLSKLQIHMRTHTGEKPYSCSVCGKQFSEKGNLKKHQTMHTGEKLYSCSVCGESFSLSSNLTKHQRTHTGESPVSVAVEECGFTSALVIKEEEEDPAFAERHDHCSDSEGSPSTSALPEQHQGNHTAKKIHFCSVCGKNCHKLSKLQIHMRTHTGEKPYSCSVCGKQFSDKGNLKKHQTMHTGEKLYSCSVCGESFSSSSNLTKHQRTHTRESHGLIPALVIKVKEEEEDPAFAERHDHCTDSEVSHSTSGEPKTKQENHTAKSSHCCSVCGRDCQKLSSLLIHMRIHTGEKPYPCSVCGKQFRVKRHLQDHQKVHTGEKPYVCSKCDKRFGFASALKRHQWLHAEEKPYSCSVCGKGFGRPDQLKDHSLQHAGKPHCCSVCGKCFSRPDQLKDHSLQHAGKPHYCSVCGKCFSEKGYLEDHQLVHTGEKRHPCPVCKKSFVRLAGLKVHHRYHTGEKPYNCAKCGQSFISSQKLQRHQKTHVGLPPVEFQNPVTIEGEREGEYEEEEVGGLINSDGEEVGWDLHRLDGSSEGRASTSGEPKET; this is encoded by the exons CAGAGAGACCTGACCACTGCTCTGACAGTGAAGGAAGTCCCTCTACATCAGGACTACCTGAACAACACCAGGGGAATCACACAGCTAAGAAGATTCACTTTTGTTCAGTGTGTGGAAAAAACTGTCACAAGTTATCAAAACTACAAATACATATGAGaactcacacaggagaaaaaccttactcctgctctgtctGTGGGAAGCAATTCAGTGAGAAAGGAAACCTGAAAAAACACCAGACaatgcacacaggagagaagctgtACAGTTGCTCCGTGTGCGGGGAAAGTTTCTCTTTATCGTCAAATCTTAccaaacaccagagaacacacacaggagagagtccAGTGTCTGTAGCTGTAGAAGAGTGTGGTTTTACATCAGCACTGGTTAtcaaagaggaggaagaggatccTGCTTTTG CAGAGAGACATGACCACTGCTCTGACAGTGAAGGAAGTCCCTCTACATCAGCACTACCTGAACAACACCAGGGGAATCACACAGCTAAGAAGATTCACTTTTGTTCAGTGTGTGGAAAAAACTGTCACAAGTTATCAAAGTTACAAATACATATGAGaactcacacaggagaaaaaccgtaCTCCTGCTCTGTCTGTGGGAAGCAATTCAGTGACAAAGGAAACCTGAAAAAACACCAGACaatgcacacaggagagaagctgtACAGTTGCTCCGTGTGCGGGGAAAGTTTCTCTTCATCGTCAAATCTTACCAAACACCAGAGAACGCACACAAGAGAGAGTCATGGTCTTATACCAGCACTGGTTATcaaagtgaaagaggaggaggaggatccTGCTTTTG CAGAGAGACATGACCACTGCACTGACAGTGAAGTGAGTCACTCTACATCAGGAGAACCTAAAACAAAACAGGAGAATCACACAGCAAAGAGCTCTCACTGCTGTTCAGTGTGCGGAAGAGATTGCCAAAAGCTATCATCACTGCTAATACAtatgagaatacacacaggagaaaaaccataCCCTTGCTCTGTGTGTGGAAAGCAGTTCCGCGTAAAAAGACATCTTCAAGACCACCAGAAAgtgcacactggagagaaaccttacgtCTGCTCCAAATGTGACAAGAGGTTTGGTTTCGCCTCAGCCTTGAAAAGGCACCAGTGGTTACACGCAGAAGAGaaaccttactcctgctctgtgtGTGGGAAGGGCTTCGGCCGTCCAGATCAGTTAAAGGACCACTCTCTGCAACACGCAGGGAAACCCCACTGCTGTTCTGTGTGTGGGAAGTGTTTCAGCCGTCCAGATCAGTTAAAGGACCACTCTCTGCAACATGCAGGGAAACCCCACTACTGTTCTGTGTGTGGGAAGTGTTTCAGTGAGAAGGGGTATCTTGAAGACCACCAGTTAgtgcacactggagagaaacgaCACCCTTGCCCTGTCTGCAAGAAGAGTTTTGTAAGATTAGCAGGCCTTAAAGTCCACCACAGATatcatacaggagagaaaccttacaacTGCGCTAAATGCGGCCAGAGCTTCATTAGTTCTCAAAAACTTCAGAGACACCAGAAAACACATGTTGGTTTACCACCTGTTGAGTTTCAAAACCCTGTTACaattgaaggagagagggagggagaatatGAGGAAGAGGAAGTTGGTGGTCTGATTAATTCAGATGGAGAAGAGGTTGGTTGGGATCTTCATCGTCTCG ACGGGAGTTCGGAGGGGAGAGCCTCTACATCAGGAGAACCTAAAGAAACCTAG
- the LOC120039570 gene encoding zinc finger protein 658B-like, with product MTHPGEKQPDAKKKHPCSDCGKECFSAYELKMHMRKHTGERPHQCSYCEMSFGCKGTLSRHVRRHTGAPTPKPYQCSQCGKRYESPSRLRQHQTMHTGEKPYECSDSGRDFASTKGLLKCQCSHASNHSNQCTLGISDTASSGSRTMNIKIEDEEQELAINVKEEEEEEEIGVFVYADREKPYQCTSCKNTFVHRSSLARHKKSHTSAAQYSCSECGKEFSQSCTFKIHMQQHTGENPYHCSQCDKSFSASPLHKRHQRVHTKVKPHPCSLCREKFSSSAKESCLHAGAVTSLSQAPGQGSRQQVSAAVEESVVLDVKVKDEEDPAFAERPDHCSESEGSPSTSGLPEQHQGNHTAKKIHCCSVCGKNCHKLSKLQTHMRTHTGEKPYSCSVCGKQFSENGNLKKHQTLHTGEKLYSCSVCGESFSSSSNLTKHQRTHTGESPVSVAVEECGFTSALVIKVKEEEKDPAFAERHDHCTDSEGSPSTSELPEQHQGNHTAKKIHCCSVCGQDCKKLSKLLIHMRIHTGEKPYPCSVCGKQFRVKRHLQDHQTVHTGEKPYVCSKCDKRRDFGGESLYIRRT from the exons ATGACCCACCCTGGAGAGAAGCAGCCAGACGCGAAAAAGAAGCACCCGTGCTCCGATTGTGGAAAGGAATGTTTCTCTGCATATGAACTGAAGATGCACATGAGAAAGCACACAGGGGAGAGACCTCACCAGTGCTCCTACTGCGAGATGAGCTTTGGCTGTAAGGGAACTCTATCGAGACACGTACGACGCCATACAGGAGCACCCACACCAAAACCTTACCAATGCTCACAGTGTGGGAAGAGATACGAATCACCATCGAGGCTGAGGCAGCATCAGACTatgcacactggagagaaaccttacgaGTGCTCTGATAGCGGGAGGGATTTTGCTTCGACCAAAGGTCTTCTCAAATGTCAATGCAGCCATGCCAGTAACCATAGCAACCAGTGTACACTGGGAATTTCAGATACGGCGTCATCAGGCAGTCGAACTATGAATATCAAGATCGAAGACGAGGAACAGGAGCTGGCAATTAatgtcaaagaggaggaggaggaggaggaaattgGTGTTTTTGTCTATGCTGATAGAGAGAAACCTTACCAGTGTACATCCTGTAAAAATACCTTTGTTCACCGTAGCTCTCTAGCAAGACACAAAAAATCCCACACTAGTGCCGCACAATACAGCTGCTCAGAATGTGGGAAGGAATTCAGCCAATCGTGTACTTTCAAGATACACATGCAACAGCACACCGGAGAGAACCCgtaccactgctctcagtgtgaTAAGAGTTTCTCAGCTTCACCACTCCACAAAAGACACCAACGAGTTCACACTAAGGTGAAACCTCACCCCTGCTCTCTCTGCAGAGAGAAATTCTCCTCATCAGCAAAAGAGTCCTGTCTCCATGCCGGAGCTGTGACTAGCCTGAGCCAAGCTCCTGGACAGGGATCACGGCAGCAGGTGTCTGCAGCGGTAGAGGAGTCTGTTGTACTGGATGTCAAAGTGAAAGATGAGGAAGATCCTGCTTTTG CAGAGAGACCTGACCACTGCTCTGAGAGCGAAGGGAGTCCCTCTACATCAGGACTACCTGAACAACACCAGGGGAATCACACAGCTAAGAAGATTCATTGCTGTTCAGTGTGTGGAAAAAACTGTCACAAGTTATCAAAACTACAAACACATATGAGaactcacacaggagaaaaaccgtaCTCCTGCTCTGTCTGTGGGAAGCAATTCAGTGAGAATGGAAACCTGAAAAAACACCAGACGttgcacacaggagagaagctgtACAGTTGCTCCGTGTGCGGGGAAAGTTTCTCTTCATCGTCAAATCTTAccaaacaccagagaacacacacaggagagagtccAGTGTCTGTAGCTGTAGAAGAGTGTGGTTTTACATCAGCACTGGTTATcaaagtgaaagaggaggaaaaggatCCTGCTTTTG CAGAGAGACATGACCACTGCACTGACAGTGAAGGGAGTCCCTCTACATCAGAACTACCTGAACAACACCAGGGGAATCACACAGCTAAGAAAATTCACTGCTGTTCAGTGTGCGGACAAGACTGCAAAAAGTTATCAAAACTGCTAATACAtatgagaatacacacaggagaaaagccataCCCTTGCTCTGTGTGTGGAAAGCAGTTCCGTGTAAAAAGACATCTCCAAGACCACCAGACAgtgcacactggagagaaaccttatgtcTGCTCCAAATGTGACAAGAG ACGGGATTTCGGAGGGGAGAGCCTCTACATCAGGAGAACCTAA